CGGCGCCTCTGTTTGAGCCTGGCGAGTTGACTTCATGGTCGTTTTATAGAGCTGGAATTGCAGAGTTCATAGCGACTTTCTTGTTCTTGTATATCTCTGTTTTGACTGTTATGGGTGTTGTTAAAGCACCCACTAAATGTTCCACTGTTGGTATTCAAGGGATTGCTTGGGCCTTTGGTGGCATGATCTTTGCTCTTGTTTACTGTACTGCTGGCATTTCAGGTTCTTACACTTCGCTCAAATCTAAAATATGATGCTAACTTTCTACCGACGCTAAGTTTaacattttagtatatttcttgcttttatatttttaaaactataaatatgaCGTTGGTGATGGTCGTGCAGGAGGACACATAAACCCAGCGGTGACCTTCGGGCTGTTTCTGGCAAGGAAGTTGTCGTTGACAAGGGCTTTGTTCTACATGGTGATGCAGTGCCTTGGAGCCATATGCGGTGCTGGTGTAGTAAAAGGATTTGAAGGTAGTCATGACTACACTAGGTTGGGTGGTGGTGCTAACAGTGTCAACCCTGGCTACACCAAAGGTGATGGTCTTGGTGCTGAAATTGTTGGTACCTTCGTCCTTGTTTACACTGTGTTCTCTGCCACTGATGCCAAACGTAGTGCCAGAGACTCCCATGTTCCCGTAAGTTAATCttcacttttattttgtacacaaaaagtttaaaatgGTACAAATAGAATGTTAAGTTGAACCCTGTACTGAAtataattataactttttgtgcatgattaattaatttctagtaggctaataattaattatgctCAATGTTGTAAGAAATAAGCACTTCAATTTTATCTTGTGTATATAATGAATTTGGGATTTTTATCAACAGATTCTGGCCCCTCTGCCAATTGGGTTCGCTGTGTTCTTGGTGCACTTGGCTACCATCCCAATCACAGGAACTGGTATCAACCCAGCTCGTAGTCTCGGTGCAGCCATCATCTTCAACAAGGACCAAGGCTGGGATGAGCATGTAggtctttcttttcaaaatactTCTGCTGCCCATTTTTGACTTCTAGCTTTGTACCTTATTAATGCTTGATTATATATTTCACTTGTTTGTGCAGTGGATTTTCTGGGTGGGTCCATTCATTGGAGCAGCACTTGCAGCTCTCTACCATCAAGTTGTGATCAGAGCCATTCCTTTCAAGAAGTgaagatgttgatgatgcCAGATATTTGTGACAGTTTGATGTTTCGAGATCAAGATTAAGTTTGTTCCATTCTACCTGTTTGATCACTGTGCACCTGTATCATATCAGCATGTAATAATAGTACTCAATTCTATGTTTATCAATAGCCTTGACcctcttcttttttgtttgagGAAGGGAAGGTTTGGTAAAAGGTCCCATCTTTAAGAAGGTGGGCTGTTTGTATCactatttctctttcttatattattattgttattaatattatgtGTATGGTTCTGAATTGTTCAATGTCATTTTCATGTCACCGACCTGCCACAAACCTACTCTCTTAGCTCATGGtctaaacaataataattgacTTGTGTCATTATTGTCCTTTTCTCCCTCAAATGATAAGCTTAACTAATGTGTTGTGAGGTGGGATTCAGTAGCCATTAATTGATGATAATGCTTTGCTTGCTTCCACTTTGTCCTTATCTTCCCACAAGAACATTCAGCTTAAGGCTTGGACACGAAAGACgaagaaattgataaaagcaaTCCTATCCTTGAGCTATGCTGTTGTTTTGTAACCCAAATAAATCAATCTATCAACAGGCTTATCCTCCAAAACAAACTAGGAATGCCTTCAGGATCTTTTTATTGTCATTATAATGTAAGAACTAAGAACCAATATACCAGTTGAAAATCCCACATTGTgaccatcatcatcattccTAATCAATACTAAAAGAGTTAGTTTCTTTTCCGGACAGttgatattaaaagaaaaagaattgataaTGGAGC
The nucleotide sequence above comes from Ricinus communis isolate WT05 ecotype wild-type chromosome 6, ASM1957865v1, whole genome shotgun sequence. Encoded proteins:
- the LOC8270440 gene encoding probable aquaporin PIP1-2, which codes for MEGKEEDVRLGANKYRETQPIGTAAQSQDDKDYTEPPPAPLFEPGELTSWSFYRAGIAEFIATFLFLYISVLTVMGVVKAPTKCSTVGIQGIAWAFGGMIFALVYCTAGISGGHINPAVTFGLFLARKLSLTRALFYMVMQCLGAICGAGVVKGFEGSHDYTRLGGGANSVNPGYTKGDGLGAEIVGTFVLVYTVFSATDAKRSARDSHVPILAPLPIGFAVFLVHLATIPITGTGINPARSLGAAIIFNKDQGWDEHWIFWVGPFIGAALAALYHQVVIRAIPFKK